ATAGAGAAAAAAACATTTACGGTTTAATTGATTGCATAAATATACACAACTTAAGTACATCTCAGTATCTCACTGATAAACATTTTTTTTAAAGTAAATAAATATGGTGTTAGATAATACCAACTTTAATTAGCGTTATAATTTATCTAAACACAACTCTTCAAGCCATTTAGATAATACCAACTTTAATTAGCGTTATATTTTATCTAAACACAACTCTTCAAGCCATTTGGATAAATATAAATCTCTTGACGGTGATTAAAAGGAACTAGACGGATGATTTAGACGCTGTCTAAATTGAGTTCTAGAAAAATCGTTTTTAAATAATTGTTTCGCTTATGAATGATTTACCATCTATGTCGATTTCTTTAGAACATTGATCTGAACTATTTAAGAGTCAAAAACACTATTTTTCTCTTTTTTATGATTTGATCTAATGTGATATATATCACCATTAAGTAAATGAAAAATATTTAGACGATAGAAACACAAAAAAAAAACAGTACGGATAAATTCGAACTTCGGTTTTATTTCAAGTCCTATATAGAAAACTCCCTCTCAATGTCAAAACTATAAATTAAAAAAAAAAAAGAACAATCTAAAACGTTATAAAAAGTTCGATGACATGTCTTTAAACTCTTTATAGAAACCGACCCTGACACTTCTCCTCTCCCTCCTCCTACCTCATGGTCCTTCTTAATCATATCACATCATATACCGATAACTTACCGGCGACCACCACCGGCAGGCTTTCTAGCCGGAGCAACGTCCTCATCATCTGATTCGACGTCACCGTACTGCCATATCCCAGTCCTAGACTTGCGAGCTTCCTCTTGGAACTTCTCCAAAGCATCAAGAGCAGCTTTTTTGTCCTTGTGCTCAAACCTCCTACGTTTCTCCATCCTCGCTATTCCTCCCTGTGTTCATCATCATCATCATCCATCAATCATCATAAACACCGATTCTTGAAACATGTTTTGTAGAGACAAGGTGAGAGAAAGAGAAGAAACCAACCTGAAGCATTGCAGCGTTTACAGAGACCTCATCGTCGACAGCAATGAGAGTGACAACAAGTTCAGTTCCAGTTCCTTGTCCTTTCACTTTGCCTCCAGATGCGTCTCTTTCTTCAATAACTGCTTTGAACTCTTTACCACTTCCCAACGTTATTGTATGCAAATACTCTCCAGCTTCAGGACCAAAGTCTTCTTCCAAGCTTGGTACCTTAATGTAAGCAAGCCTGCAGAGCTGAGCTAGCCCTGGTGCTGAGGAGACAGAAGGATCAACTGGTCGGATTGCGCTGTAAGGGACCACCTCTTGGTTTCCATAATCGATGTAGAACACTTCAAACTTCTCATCTGGAGACTCAACAGCTGCTCGTGGCGCACTCACAATCTGAAAAAAAAAAACGATTTATTAAAGATTTCAATATATATTAAAGATTTCAATATATATATATATATATATATATATATTTTTTTTTTTAATAAATTTCTATGTAAATTTCTTAAGAAAATTTGGGGCCCTAGGGCAATGTTTCATTTGGCTTGGCTCAACACCGGCCCTGAAAGAAAACAAAATCACAGAAACTAAGAAAGTGGATTGGTGTTACCATTGCACGGTTCCAGGAGTTGTCAAGGCTAAACTGTGCGAGGACAATGTCACCTCTCTTAGGGTTGAAGGAACCAATGATTGGAGCATCTTTAAGACTCAAAGATGAAAGCTGGTTCTGAATAGAAGCTACTCTCTGATCTCCAACCGTTTGAACATAGAACCGACCACCTCCAAGTACTTCTGTAACAGCAACCTTTAAAGTCTCCTTTTGTCTGGTCTCAACGGTTGTACTTCCGTTTGAGACTTCTTGTCCTTCAACATAGTTCTCCCAAATCTGTAAAAAGATCAAAAAACAGTTTAGCAAAGATGATTTTTTTTTTTTACTAAAAAGACATGTGTTAGCTTTGTCACCTTCAGTTTCTGATTCTTAGCAGATCTCTCTGCCTGTTCAAGAATATGTGCTTCAACAATCCTGTCTGCACCAAAGCTAGTCTGCATTTTCGCTAAGCCAGCTTCAAGAAGAACAGTGGCCACATTTGTCCTGGACTCCCACATTGATCCCAAGAAAGTACCGGTTCTATCCACCGTCTCAACTTCAATCTATGTAGTTTATAACATAACATTATCAACAAACCATATAGAACAAGAGGAAACTGAATAAAATATATTAGAGAGAGGAAAAGACTTTGAGCTTGAATAAAATATATAGTTTTAAAAAACATATAGAACAAGAGGAACTGAATAAAATATATTAGAGGTAGGAAAAGACTTTGAGCTTGAATAAAATATATTAGAAAAAAAACAAATATAGAACAAGAGGAAACTGAGATGTAAGTTTAGTCTTTTTTTTTTTTTTGATGGAAGTTTAGTCTTATTACCTCAACATCTCTTTGCATGATTCTACGTCTCATTACAGAGATAGCTTCATCTGAAAAAGGCTCTCCACGACCAGGACATCTAACACCAGAGAACGCAAAGGCAATGCTACACGTTAGCTTCGGAATATAAAGCTTACACCTATGTCCGCTTAGTACATATTCCACAACAGCTGGTATCCTCCTGATTCTTTGCAGCGATGGCAAGAAATCTTTAGCTTTCTTAGCTGCGGCCACGGTTAGGTCTGTGATGTGCATGACAGGAGACTCTTTAGCAGAATGGATTCCTTTCTTTCCAGAGAGAGCACGAGACTCAGCAGCGAGAAGAGCATCATAATGGTTTGATCTCTCTTCAAAATCTCGGTGTCTAACCACATTTCCAAAACCACGAGATAGAAGAAGCTCAGCGATGTTCACTCCAGCTGGCTGGCTGCCAGAGATGGCTGATGCAGCCACTTCCTGGGTATCGCCTTTTGCAGGAGATGGAATGAACACTGATCCAAAATCCATTATCCTATCACCAGCACCTGTTGGGGCAGCACCTTCTGCTGGTGTGACTTTCCTTGAGTATTCCATTTGAACAATAACCTTTACCAAGAGAGAAAAAAAACATCAAATATTGTTCATGTGTGGACACAAATGCAATGACGAGAGTAGTAAGTAATACTCTCTCGGTTTTATTTTAACTTTCGTTTTAGATTTGTGCACAAAGATTAAAAAAATATTTAATTTTGTATATTATATATCTAAATTGGAACAAAGGGAGGGAATACCTGTTTGCCAATAAGCCTCTGTCTCAAGAACTCTCTTGCTTCACGAGCATAAGGAGCTGGCTTCTCTTCTCTACGAGGGTTACCCATTTTAGGACATCTGATGCTCGAAAGATTAACCCTTCTCTCTGCTGCTGGGCTCCCATATGGGATAGCATCATCAGCAACTACAATACAGTCCCCACTCACCACCTCCACTACCTAAAGAGAGATTAAACCAATGACTTAGACAAGCAGAAGACAAAGACAAAGACAAGACAGTATTTCAACAGGGATTTATGTTTACCTTTCCGGTAAAGTTCTGGTCATGAAGTGCCTTAGAGTTTGTAGCTGGTGGAACATAGTTAGCCCACATTTTCACCTTATCTTTTTTGCATTTCAGCTCAGCAGCTTTCAGCTTTCTCTTGGCTTCCTCCTCCATCATGTTTGCACTCCATTCAACATATTTAGCAAGACCCTTAAAATTAAATAACAATCAATGTCATTAACTTTGTTTAAGAGTAGTTTTTACAACTAGTATAAGCACATACATTTTCAACGAGCTCTAGCCCCAAGTCTTTAACTGTTTCCCCATCAGAATAATGAACTGAACCAATCAGATTGTTGAACTTGTCAACGCCTTCAAGAACTATCCGAACCTGTCGAATCCAGCTTCAAGATTAAGATAGTCCAAAATGCCAAAATAAAGATAAAACATGATAAAAAAAAACCTTACATCTCTGCTAAGAACACGGTACTCAGTGAAGTACTTGGCTTCAGCTGCAAAAGGATCAGCAGAAACCTCCACAGACGATGCAGCAGCAGAGGCAGCAAGTCTCTGAGCTGACGTCAGAGGACCTTTAGACTCACCAGAAGAAGCATCTCCATTAGACTCATCTGGAACCGTCTCAACAACGTTCCCATTTGTGTTTCTTCTCCCCATTGATGGAGACTACAATTGAAAAAAAAAATGTCTATAACTTTGTTGCATCTTTAAATGTTTTAAAATGTGAAACAGAGAAGCAAGTTTAATTAATTCACCTGGATTCCAGCAACGAACACTTGCACAAACTGGAACTCTGGAAGAAGATAAACACGGATGCTGCTTCCATCGCGCACTTGCTCAACAATGCCTTCCATGGGCTTGCCTTTGTTGGCAGCTAACAGCCCCATGGCGTCAAAGCCTGCAGAGTCTCCAATGGCAGAAGGAGGAAGGTCTCTGATAGATGCCTCAGCAGCACCAGGAACCTGATTCACCATCAAATCTAATAATAAACTATACGATTTTGGAGAATATAAAGTTAAGGAGGAGGAAGACCAACCTTGCTCCAGCAACCAAATCCTTCTTGGTTAGCCTGCTCTTGAAGCTGTAGCAGCTCTTTAATGAAAGGACTAACCTTACCCTGATTCTGCTGACCTGGCTCCCTAACCTGTCCATAGTACAAGCATTAATAACAACCATAACTCAATCAATATTGCAATATAGTGGTTATTATAATCAATATATTGAGATATAATGGTTATTATAATCAATATTGAAATATAATGGTTATTATAATCACCTTTGCCCAACCATTTTGAACAACAAGCTTTGCAAGATTCTGGGTTCCTAGAAAAACAGATCCAAATTCTCTTCCAATGGCTTCAACTTTGTAATCCACACTGAAAGCAATTTCCTGTTCCAATAACAAAAAAAAGAAAAGAAAAGAAGCACTGGTATAACTTTGTAATCCACACTTAAGATCAAATAATACTATTCAACCACAATAATCACTGTTATAATTAGTTAACAAAGGATTTAGACTTTGGTACCTTTCCAATGCAAAGTTTCCTCAGAAACTCCTTGCTTTCCCATGCAAAAGGCTCATCCTTACCTCCCCTGCGAGCCTAAACATAGAAAAAAATTCCAACAATATGATAATTAATTCAAGTAAAAAAAAAATGGTTGTGAAGAAAGCTTTTGTGTCAAATACCCATTTCTGATCATTGTAATCTTAATTTGAACAATTTTTTTAAAATAAAAAATAATAATGATTTAGAATAAAGAGTAAGCTCACCATCTTAGGTGCCATGAGAGAAGAGAGAGTGATAGTCTTTTCCAGTGGAGCTCCAGGTCCGTTGTGGACCAAAGCAGTGATCACTAAACAGTCTCCGGAGGTAACAGCCTTCACTCTTCCCTTGAGCCATTGGATCTCAGTCGCTGACGCCATCTTCACTGGCTTAAGACCTGCACCAAACACAATTAAATACCCTTTTAACAAAAAAAAAACATTCATAATAATTATTCGATGCTGCTGATTTCAAAATGGTGCATTGGTAATGATCAGATCATCCAAATCACGAGAGACAGAGCTACATGCATCGATTAAAAAAAAGGTTATTAAATTTATCCCACGATGAATCACAAAAATGCACTTTGGTTTCGATCTACACTATAGAGATCGTTCGATCGAGTCAATTAAACCGAACATAACCAAAAAAAAAAAACAGACGATAAACAGTAACGCACGGTCATAACACGTTAGAACAAATCAGATCGGAACTAATCAAGAACGATCAATTCAGTCAACAGAGGATTAGATCTACAATGACTTGTTCGATGGTTTCAATGAACGTACCTTAAATTAACCAAATGAGACAGGAAAAAAACAAACTAGATCCGGAGATCCTTCTCTGGTTCAATCTATGACAGAACACAAAATGAGAAGAAGCTCTGAGTTTCGGACACAAAAAGTTTTAACGGCGGATCTCGAGATAAGAGGTGAGAGAGACACAGGGGAATTGTGCAGGAGGAGGTTAAAAAGATATATAAACAGAGTTACAAAGCAGAGGGGGGGAGATAATAAGCAATTGTCTGTTTTACCCTCGATGTTTGGGATATATTACGGGGATATGCCATTGTGAAAAGCTAAAAAGAGTTGGGTTTAAGGATCGTACCGAGGAAAGTGAAAATTACATTGTCTGGATTCACTTTCGAGTTTAACTACTACAGATCTGCCCTAAAAAAGCCTATTTTACCCGATTTTGCATACCTAGTCCTTTTTATTATTTTCATTTGGTATTTAGACATTATATACTCTTTTGTTCAATATACCACCAGATTTAGATTGAAAAAACAGCTTCTCGACGCAATAAAAGAGAGAGCTATTTTCGGAATGACTGATCGTATAGCAATAAATAGATAATTATGAAAAAGTCACATGTCTATCCTATGCTTTAACGTACTCACCTACTCTGACAAGTACAGATTTGTAGAAAATAAATTAAAGTTCATAGTAAAGATATTAGAAACGTTTCCCCTTGTTTTTATTTTAAAATGATGTTAATAGCTTTTATGTTTTAAAATAAATATTATAAAGCTTGGCTTGATTATTATCAACGGTGATTGAGTGAAATACTTAAAACTGATGTTTCTTTTGTGCTTAATGTTTATTATGATTTCCGAATATTTCCATTAATGATTTGGAGTTTATCCTTCTATCGTCAACTGTCACCTTCTGAAGGTTACGTATAGGGGCAATTAATGTTTAAGACAGAGGAACTAAATTGTATGTGACTATAAAGTTAGAGAAACATTTGCAATAACTCTGGAATAAATATAAAGTCACCGCATCGTCGAGAATTGAAACATCCTTTAGTTTTCGGAACATCGTAGAAAATAAGAAATTAACAGCAGGTGACTGTTATGAATCATGAGGAAACTGCAAGGTAAACTAACTTCATCAGGGATTTTACCAAAAAAAAATACTGCTGTTTTAAGGTTTTTTATTTATTTTGGACTATGGGTTATACACTTATACACACCCCGAATTGTTTTCATTTTCTTGTATGCTACTGTGAGATTGAACCTAGAACACGAAGGCCATTAAGGTCATGACTCATGAGTCAAACGCAGTGCAGTAAATCCCCACCCACAAAACTCGCAGCAGACACGATGAATTAAATACGTAACAAATTCTATACACACGCATCTTATCATTTCTTCTTCTTTTATTTTTTGGTAAAATTTATCATTTCTTCTTTCTAGAAAAGTTACAAAATTTCAAACACATGCACGACAGCGACAAAGACAAAGACAAATACTAATAAATAACACGTGTAATATCCTCTATATATTATTTGAGAAGCATTACCACTTCTTTTTATAACCATATGTCATCATTACGATGATTCTTAGAATCATTAAAGAAACATGTTGGTTCATCTAATTATATAATAAGTTTTTTATTAAACTAACAATAAATTTATTATTAATGTACTTTATTATTTCTTTAAATAAAATTTACGGAATTGCCTAATGTGGTTAACGTATATATGTCAATTAATGATTTTGAATAATAAAGATTTGATAAAAATTAGTATATCTTCTATCATATTTGTTTAATTTTAAACTATTAAATAAATTAAACAACCACAATAACCATATAATAAAAATTTAGATTTTTCTGTATATGTTATATTTTGAATTTTTAAAAACGACTATAAATTACTAAAACTGTCAAAAGTCTCACATTCAAATTTTGTGATCCATGGTTTAAAATTTAATTATTAAGATTAATATATATATATATATATATATATATCGTTTTAAATTAAACTATAAACCATATAAAATACATAAATATTTTAGTTTCAAAATTTACTTTGAACAATTTTTTTGATAAAATTTTTGAACGATCATTGACAACTTATTTTTTAAAAAAATTATAAATTACTAAAACTATTAATACCACAATGAAAATTTTGTTATCAGTAGTGATTTTAAAAGAAAATCTATAAAAGATACAAATGATCAAAAAAACTATATGAGTAGAAATCATCATTTAATATACATTAATAGTGAAAATACACTAAAATATACTATGTATGTTAGTATCATTTAAATTTAGTTACATAACCTATCAAATATAAAAAACATTCTTTGGATTAATAAAATTGATTTCTATGTTTGCACCAATTTTATTATATATTTAATAGTTACTGACTTTTAATGATTCTAATATATATATATATTATTTCATAATATGTAAAAATATTTAATACATAAAATAATTTTTATATATAATGTTCATTTCGCGCAAGAGGCGAGTATTAACCTAGTTATTTTAATATAACCACTAGCTATTCCAAATTTCCAATCACCGTCAGTCACGTTCGATATGGAAACAAAAACCATTTCATCCAAAACAAAAAACACACACACACCAGATTGACTTGATAACTCCTTGGAACCGAAACAACGTGCTGAGATAAGTTTGTTACATAACTTTAACTTCGTAATAACAAAACGTACACAACATTGAGTTAACTATTACCTAATAATGTAACAGAAAAAAAAACAATATATGATCTCGTTGAGATCTGATGTTTGAATATAGTTGTTGTTTTTCTTTTGTGGGGAACAAGAGAAAACTATAAAATCACATAATATGTACAAATATTAAATATTTCATTTAAAAATGTAAGTTTGTTTTAACTAAAATAATGAGGATTAACAAATTTATTACACCATTTATTTTAAAATTAGATGCAGATTTTTTCTAATTTTTCATGCAAATTAAAACACTTAAAATATTCTATTTTGTCTTTATTTAACTATCAAAATTCTACTGCATTTACTGTATTTATTTATTTATATGTAAAAGAGATAAATCAGTGAAAAGGTTTTACAACGATAACTATGATAAAACGAAGAGAGTACTTTTTTAAAAATAGTATCATTTAACATATAAGTTTGACCAACTATACAAAAAATTTAATGGCTTAATTGCTAACACAATATTTAATAAACAAAAGTTGCATCGAAATGTAAAAACAGCATATATCTTGAAACAAAAGTATTTAGAAAACAAATTTTATTATGAAACTGAAACAGATGAATTATATATCAGCAAACTTAATTTTCTAGAAATTTTCTTTATGGAAACAGAACTTGGTGGTCCTTTGAGAGAATTCCGTTGCCAAGTTGTGTAGCTCTTTCACTACTGTAGCTGGTCCGCAATAAAACACTCCTGCCAAATAGACCAGACTTTCACATTTTTTCGCACTCAGCTATTTATGCATAAGAAGCAATAAGATAAGATGGACGAAGAAACTCACCGACTCTAGTGTTGGGATGCTTCACGGAGATCCTTTCGTAAATGCTCCTCCATTTTGGTCTACCGAAATGGGACATGACACGGGTCCCTGACACAACGTCCCTTCCATTCTTGGCCTGGTTTAGTGACTGGAGCTTCGTGATCAGTGCGGACCTCGCGTCTCCTTCCTCGAAGATGCTGGTGCAGTAATTATGCAGCTCGATAACGTTGTTAACATCTGCTTCGGATACTTCGTCCATCACGCTCTTGAACCACTCATAAGTTCCTTGCTCTTTTGTGCTCCAGTAGAAGTATGCTCTCTTGGTTCTGAATAGCTCGCTTTTTCTTGCAGGAGAAATAGAAGGAGGTGTTACCGTGTTGTGGTTCCGGTTACTGCCTCTTCCTTCTTCTTCATCTCCAGTATTGACTTTCAAGTTATTGATTATGTCCTTGATAATGCTGATCATAGGAGTAGCTCCGATTCCTAGACCCACCAGTAGAACAACTTCGAAGTTCTTGTAGTCTTGTGATGGCGCTCCATATGGACCGTCGATTACGAGTTTTGGAAAGCTACTGCTTTAACAGTTCAAAGTTAAAGCAGTTTAATCTCCCCTTCTATTATAATATTATATTCCTTCCATTTCCGAAAGATAAATTGTTTCGATCTTTTTCTTATTTCACAAATATAGGTTTTCTAAAATTTTAAAGTATTTTTCATTAATTAGTAATAATAAATTGTAGTTTTTAAGAAATATTGAATAAAAATCGTTGAACTGATTAAATATTATGGTTGATAATTATTATAAAGTGTATAATGTAGATAAATAATATGGTTAGTTGTGAATATTTATTATATTTGTATTATGAGTGAAAACTGTAAAAATTGAATATGTTTCAGTGAATAACTTATTGAAAAGACTTACAAAAGGTTATCCCCGTTCCACAAGTCGGCTCTACGCTCGCTCATTTTACCAGGGATGGCCGGGGAACACACCTGAGGATCAGATCCATACAAATGAACTTACATAGTTGGACCCACTTAATCTCTAGTGTTTTATGAAAAGGAAAAAAAAATGGAGTGACGTACATCAGAGAATGTTGATCGTAACTTGTTAGTCCAGTCTCCATGATCCCTGATGTGGACACTAAGGTAATCATCTCCTGGAGCCGATGTAATTGAGAATGGATGCCTGCAGTTTATATGCAAACCACTTTTCAGTTTGTCTCTATACAAATAATATGAGTATTTGTGTTATAGTACCATTCTAATGAAGACACATCAGAACATTTGAGGTACATGTACTGTCCGCTTTTGTATCTGAAGTTGTTTGGTCTTGACATTTGAAGCAATAAGACTTCTCCTTGTAACACAGCAATCTGTTGAAAATTTAAGGTAAGTATGTAGTAAATATGAATATTTTAACAGACAAATGTTTATAAATTCCACCTTTAGTATCTTAACAGATTCGATTCTTGACCTGAGCGAACGAACCAGCCTTTCAGACAGGTAAAGAACCACCGGTATCATCAAGTACATCCAAGTCTATTAAATCAAATGAAAACCAAAATCATAGAGTACTTGTTTCATCTGCTACAACTTTGTACATTGGGTCTAGTGATTAATAAGTTACTAACCGTCTTCCTGTACCATGTTTTGATGAGGTAGACATAGTATCCGTGAACGACTAGGAGTGTGTAGACGATAACAAACAAATGGTGAGTGTACCAGAAGGCATTGAAGCCAGTTATTTTCTTCAATGGTT
The DNA window shown above is from Brassica oleracea var. oleracea cultivar TO1000 chromosome C3, BOL, whole genome shotgun sequence and carries:
- the LOC106335071 gene encoding staphylococcal nuclease domain-containing protein 1-like, whose amino-acid sequence is MASATEIQWLKGRVKAVTSGDCLVITALVHNGPGAPLEKTITLSSLMAPKMARRGGKDEPFAWESKEFLRKLCIGKEIAFSVDYKVEAIGREFGSVFLGTQNLAKLVVQNGWAKVREPGQQNQGKVSPFIKELLQLQEQANQEGFGCWSKVPGAAEASIRDLPPSAIGDSAGFDAMGLLAANKGKPMEGIVEQVRDGSSIRVYLLPEFQFVQVFVAGIQSPSMGRRNTNGNVVETVPDESNGDASSGESKGPLTSAQRLAASAAASSVEVSADPFAAEAKYFTEYRVLSRDVRIVLEGVDKFNNLIGSVHYSDGETVKDLGLELVENGLAKYVEWSANMMEEEAKRKLKAAELKCKKDKVKMWANYVPPATNSKALHDQNFTGKVVEVVSGDCIVVADDAIPYGSPAAERRVNLSSIRCPKMGNPRREEKPAPYAREAREFLRQRLIGKQVIVQMEYSRKVTPAEGAAPTGAGDRIMDFGSVFIPSPAKGDTQEVAASAISGSQPAGVNIAELLLSRGFGNVVRHRDFEERSNHYDALLAAESRALSGKKGIHSAKESPVMHITDLTVAAAKKAKDFLPSLQRIRRIPAVVEYVLSGHRCKLYIPKLTCSIAFAFSGVRCPGRGEPFSDEAISVMRRRIMQRDVEIEVETVDRTGTFLGSMWESRTNVATVLLEAGLAKMQTSFGADRIVEAHILEQAERSAKNQKLKIWENYVEGQEVSNGSTTVETRQKETLKVAVTEVLGGGRFYVQTVGDQRVASIQNQLSSLSLKDAPIIGSFNPKRGDIVLAQFSLDNSWNRAMIVSAPRAAVESPDEKFEVFYIDYGNQEVVPYSAIRPVDPSVSSAPGLAQLCRLAYIKVPSLEEDFGPEAGEYLHTITLGSGKEFKAVIEERDASGGKVKGQGTGTELVVTLIAVDDEVSVNAAMLQGGIARMEKRRRFEHKDKKAALDALEKFQEEARKSRTGIWQYGDVESDDEDVAPARKPAGGGRR
- the LOC106329626 gene encoding respiratory burst oxidase homolog protein A-like, producing KLNMAIILLPVCRNTITLLRTKTKLGVVVPFDDNLNFHKVIAIAISIGVGLHATSHLACDFPRLIAADEETYKPVEQYFGVQPKSYVQFLKSVEVVTGTVMVILMTIAFTLATSWFRRNKLKSLPEPLKKITGFNAFWYTHHLFVIVYTLLVVHGYYVYLIKTWYRKTTWMYLMIPVVLYLSERLVRSLRSRIESVKILKIAVLQGEVLLLQMSRPNNFRYKSGQYMYLKCSDVSSLEWHPFSITSAPGDDYLSVHIRDHGDWTNKLRSTFSDVCSPAIPGKMSERRADLWNGDNLFSFPKLVIDGPYGAPSQDYKNFEVVLLVGLGIGATPMISIIKDIINNLKVNTGDEEEGRGSNRNHNTVTPPSISPARKSELFRTKRAYFYWSTKEQGTYEWFKSVMDEVSEADVNNVIELHNYCTSIFEEGDARSALITKLQSLNQAKNGRDVVSGTRVMSHFGRPKWRSIYERISVKHPNTRVGVFYCGPATVVKELHNLATEFSQRTTKFCFHKENF